A genomic window from Salvia hispanica cultivar TCC Black 2014 chromosome 5, UniMelb_Shisp_WGS_1.0, whole genome shotgun sequence includes:
- the LOC125189318 gene encoding homeobox protein knotted-1-like 1, with translation MERKQGGEERVQNSKITINGDDENLSLLKREIACHSLFSLMVESHLNCLKLCLGKMENNAINNPSDALPNQHANLFTADRSELDKFMEAYCVTLKKLKEEMEEPQQESMEFINIMYSQLDDLLLDTPSSMRSEILRSDEE, from the exons ATGGAAAGAAAACAAGGTGGTGAAGAAAGGGTGCAGAACTCAAagattactataaatggagATGATGAGAATCTGTCTTTGCTAAAGAGAGAAATTGCATGCCACTCTTTGTTTAGCCTCATGGTTGAATCCCACCTCAACTGCTTGaag CTATGTTTAggtaaaatggagaataatgcaataaataatCCTAGTGATGCACTTCCAAACCAGCATGCCAACTTATTCACAGCTGATCGATCAGAGTTGGACAAGTTTATG GAAGCATATTGTGTGACTCTAAAGAAGCTAAAAGAAGAAATGGAGGAACCTCAGCAAGAATCTATGGAATTCATTAATATAATGTATTCTCAACTTGATGACCTTCTACTTGACACTCCTTCCTCCa TGCGCAGCGAAATTCTAAGGTCGGACGAAGAGtag
- the LOC125186888 gene encoding potassium channel SKOR-like, with protein MERSRNRAREEDDDNDSETDEQRYSIEDLDDSSKSWRNKHPFNLLRNYSSQASFNFRHSQSHGFIIRPDNRWYVAWSHFILIWAIYSSFFTPLEFAFFRGLPENLFLLDVAGQFTFFLDIWISFFVAYTDPHSYCLVYHRHLIALRYLKSRFLIDLLGCLPWDVIYRSCGRKEVVRYMLWIRLSRAVRVTDFFEKLEKDTRINYLFTRIVKLFVVELYCTHTAACIFYYLATTLPPSEEGHTWIGSLQLGDYSYADFRHIDLWTRYITALYFAVVTMATVGYGEIHAVNTREMIFVMLYVSLDMILGAYLLGNMTALIVKGSKTERFRDKMAELIKYMNRNKLGKSIGKEIKGHVRLQYESSYSDASALQDLPLALRAKISNKLYEPNIRQVPLFNGCSDGFIKKIAIKVHEEFFLPGEVIVEEGTTSDQLYFLCNGKLEQVRNQEEEGSVPATIPVNSSIGDISVVCSIPEARTVRASELSRLLRVDKQSLIQVIEIHFADGRVIIDNLLHGREHHLRKKILESAMAVQIERCESELAMRLNCAANDGDLHRLRHLVEAGADPNKTDYHGQSPLHRAAAMGYEDIVQFLIQIDANINLRDNCGKTPLFEAIKNGHDGVASLLEEAGAALEVERPGICLCEAVARNELDFVTRLLGNGTNPNSKNYNLQTPLHLAAAEGLFQVSVVLLQNGASVFATDRWGRTPLDEARVGGDHKLVQLLEDAKRTQMTEFSPAI; from the exons ATGGAAAGGAGTAGAAACAGAGCAAGAGAAGAAGACGATGACAACGACTCCGAAACTGATGAACAGCGCTACAGCATCGAAGATCTCGACGACTCCTCCAAATCGTGGAGAAACAAGCATCCTTTCAACCTTCTCAGAAACTACTCCTCACAAGCTTCCTTCAACTTCCGCCATTCTCAATCGCATGGATTCATCATCCGTCCCGATAACAG GTGGTACGTTGCTTGGTCACATTTCATCCTGATATGGGCAATCTACTCCTCCTTCTTCACCCCGCTCGAATTCGCCTTCTTCCGAGGCCTGCCGGAGAATCTCTTCCTTCTCGACGTCGCCGGCCAGTTCACCTTCTTCCTCGACATCTGGATCTCCTTTTTCGTCGCCTACACCGATCCACACTCTTACTGCCTCGTCTACCACCGCCACCTCATCGCCCTCCGCTACCTCAAATCTCGATTTCTCATCGATCTTCTCGGATGCTTGCCCTGGGATGTTATCTACAGA AGCTGTGGAAGAAAGGAGGTGGTGAGGTATATGCTGTGGATCCGGCTGAGCAGAGCAGTTAGGGTTACAGATTTCTTCGAGAAACTGGAGAAGGACACGCGCATCAACTACCTCTTCACACGAATCGTGAAGCTTTTCGTGGTTGAATTATACTGCACGCACACCGCCGCTTGCATATTCTACTATCTGGCGACGACTCTTCCTCCGTCGGAGGAAGGCCACACCTGGATCGGCAGCTTGCAGTTAGGCGACTACAGCTATGCAGACTTCCGCCACATTGATCTCTGGACTCGTTACATAACCGCCTTGTATTTTGCCGTCGTCACCATGGCTACCGTTG GTTATGGTGAGATCCATGCTGTGAACACGAGGGAGATGATATTTGTGATGTTGTATGTGTCGCTCGACATGATCCTAGGGGCTTACTTGCTCGGAAACATGACAGCATTGATCGTGAAAGGGTCTAAAACAGAGAGGTTCAGAGATAAGATGGCAGAgcttataaaatatatgaacaGAAACAAGTTAGGTAAGAGCATAGGCAAGGAGATCAAGGGACATGTCCGGTTGCAGTACGAGAGCAGTTACAGCGACGCTTCTGCTCTTCAGGATCTCCCACTTGCTCTAAGAGCTAAG ATTTCGAACAAGCTGTATGAACCCAACATCAGACAAGTTCCTCTGTTTAATGGTTGCTCGGATGGATTCATCAAGAAAATA GCGATCAAAGTGCACGAAGAGTTCTTTCTTCCGGGAGAAGTGATAGTCGAAGAGGGAACCACCAGTGATCAGCTCTATTTCCTTTGTAATGGCAAACTG GAACAAGTGAGAAATCAGGAAGAAGAAGGTTCTGTTCCGGCCACCATACCGGTTAACAGTTCAATAGGTGACATCTCTGTTGTGTGCAGCATCCCAGAGGCGAGGACTGTACGTGCATCAGAGCTGTCTAGGTTGCTGCGTGTGGACAAGCAATCTCTCATACAAGTCATCGAGATACACTTTGCCGATGGGCGTGTTATCATCGATAACTTGCTTCAC GGAAGAGAGCATCATCTCCGGAAGAAGATACTGGAATCTGCCATGGCCGTGCAGATTGAGAGATGTGAATCTGAGCTGGCCATGAGGTTGAACTGTGCAGCTAACGACGGTGATCTGCATCGTTTGCGCCATTTGGTTGAAGCCGGGGCAGATCCTAACAAAACAGACTATCATGGACAATCACCTTTG CATCGTGCTGCTGCCATGGGATACGAAGACATCGTTCAGTTCCTCATCCAGATTGACGCCAACATAAATCTCCGTG ATAATTGTGGAAAGACCCCGTTGTTTGAGGCGATCAAGAACGGGCATGATGGTGTGGCGTCTCTGCTGGAAGAAGCGGGGGCTGCACTGGAGGTGGAGAGGCCTGGGATTTGTCTGTGCGAGGCTGTTGCTAGAAATGAGTTGGATTTTGTTACAAGGCTTTTGGGAAATGGAACAAATCCCAACTCCAAGAATTATAATCTTCAGACACCTCTGCACCTGGCTGCTGCAGAGGGCTTGTTTCAAGTCTCTGTTGTGCTCTTGCAAAATGGAGCCAGCGTCTTCGCAACAGACAG ATGGGGTAGAACTCCATTAGACGAGGCTCGAGTAGGAGGAGATCATAAACTAGTTCAATTGTTGGAAGATGCAAAACGTACTCAGATGACTGAATTTTCTCCTGCAATCTGA